A single region of the Candidatus Thorarchaeota archaeon genome encodes:
- a CDS encoding MinD/ParA family protein, with translation MGKIVSIHSFRGGTGKSNISANLAAVAALEGKRVAVMDTDVASPGIHIIFGLGRQKIKYTLNDYLRGTCDITDACIDMTNRLGIKDGRLFLIPSSMNATDITRILREGYEVGDLRNGFSEIMSAKDLDYLIIDTHPGLDRETLLSMATADVLYVVARIDEQDLLGTAATLSVARRLKVPQIKIVINKKPRIYENEAIIKEVESKFKAKVASIIPLVPILIEAGSRYVVALKHPDNIFTKQMGILYRFLEQEE, from the coding sequence ATGGGTAAGATTGTTTCGATACATTCGTTCCGTGGAGGAACAGGCAAGTCGAATATCTCAGCAAATCTTGCTGCCGTAGCCGCACTCGAAGGGAAAAGAGTAGCCGTTATGGATACAGACGTTGCTTCACCCGGTATCCACATCATATTCGGATTGGGGCGTCAGAAGATAAAATATACTCTGAATGATTATCTGCGCGGAACTTGTGATATCACTGACGCATGTATCGACATGACTAACAGGCTAGGCATAAAGGATGGTCGTCTCTTCCTGATTCCAAGCTCCATGAATGCTACGGATATCACGCGCATACTCAGAGAAGGTTACGAGGTGGGTGACCTCCGAAACGGCTTTAGTGAGATCATGAGCGCGAAGGATTTAGATTATCTCATAATCGACACTCATCCGGGGCTAGACAGAGAAACACTGCTCTCTATGGCTACAGCTGACGTTCTCTATGTAGTTGCACGGATCGATGAACAAGATTTACTTGGAACAGCAGCTACTCTTTCTGTGGCTAGACGCCTGAAGGTGCCGCAGATTAAAATCGTGATCAACAAGAAGCCACGGATATACGAGAATGAAGCCATCATCAAAGAAGTCGAAAGCAAATTCAAGGCGAAAGTGGCATCCATAATCCCGTTAGTTCCAATTCTTATAGAAGCTGGAAGCAGATACGTCGTGGCCTTGAAACACCCCGACAACATCTTTACGAAACAAATGGGGATTCTCTACAGGTTTCTGGAGCAAGAAGAATAG